One genomic segment of Tripterygium wilfordii isolate XIE 37 chromosome 9, ASM1340144v1, whole genome shotgun sequence includes these proteins:
- the LOC120006614 gene encoding E3 ubiquitin-protein ligase CSU1-like, which yields MPQRHSKNNNDLAFFTYDEKKKLGYGTQKERLGKDSIKPFDACCLCLKTLIDPLCCQKGHVFCKECILECLLAQKKDIQRKLTAHAAQQKQDKEEEQEQLMLQKAKELEAFDQQNHGAVPQYSDRSHNHDKNGFHGANSVKVTSYEEEALRTMKAFWLPSATPEAVAKVDAPDTSTVCPEGNEKLKLKTLFPIHFTEDTSEKKSKSLDKTYICPSCKVTMTNAMSLVALSSCGHVFCKKCADKFVAVDEVCVLCSKACKGRNLVNLAKGGTGFAGHGDNLEAKDFKHLGSGSGLGLVRPAVKT from the exons ATGCCGCAGAGACACTCGAAGAACAACAACGACCTAGCCTTTTTCACGTACGATGAGAAGAAGAAGCTCGGGTACGGAACCCAGAAGGAGAGGTTGGGTAAGGACTCCATTAAGCCTTTCGACGCTTGTTGTCTTTGCTTGAAGACACTCATTGATCCATTATGCTGCCAGAAGGGCCACGTTTTCTGCAAAGAATGCATTCTCGAGTGCCTTTTGGCACAGAAGAAAGACATTCAAAG GAAGCTTACTGCTCATGCTGCTCAACAGAAGCAAGATAAGGAGGAGGAACAAGAGCAGTTAATGTTGCAGAAAGCCAAAGAGCTTGAAGCATTTGATCAGCAAAACCACGGGGCAGTACCACAATACAGTGATAGAAGCCACAACCACGACAAAAATGGTTTCCATGGAGCAAATAGTGTTAAGGTCACTTCCTATGAAGAGGAAGCTCTCAGGACAATGAAAGCATTTTGGCTACCCTCTGCAACGCCTGAAGCTGTCGCTAAGGTAGATGCCCCTGATACCAGCACAGTCTGTCCAGAAGGGAATGAGAAGCTCAAGTTGAAGACCCTCTTCCCTATCCACTTCACCGAAGACACCAGTGAAAAGAAATCAAAGTCTCTTGATAAAACCTATATCTGCCCTAGCTGCAAAGTTACTATGACAAATGCTATGTCGCTTGTTGCACTAAGCTCTTGTGGGCATGTCTTCTGCAAGAAGTGCGCTGATAAATTCGTGGCTGTTGACGAAGTTTGTGTGCTTTGCAGTAAAGCTTGTAAAGGAAGAAATTTGGTGAATTTGGCAAAAGGTGGGACCGGCTTTGCTGGCCATGGTGATAATCTTGAAGCGAAAGACTTCAAACATTTGGGTAGTGGCTCAGGATTAGGACTGGTGAGACCGGCTGTAAAGACCTGA
- the LOC120006615 gene encoding probable disease resistance protein At5g45490 produces the protein MKPPNEAPNGITIPDQNNDTSTSNQGEVSRSSSLLVDASSNVHGFEDELISIEMMLRERGNDDEFKAVGVVGMTGVGKSTLCRELVNREDMRSQFLPRIWVSLSKKENEAGDRNKALVKRMLDSLGVEEGIIESIFNEHALEGLICALYQQLRGKRLLIVFDDGMDTDAWYN, from the coding sequence ATGAAACCACCCAATGAAGCACCAAATGGGATTACCATTCCAGATCAAAACAATGACACGAGCACATCAAATCAGGGCGAAGTTTCCCGGTCGAGTTCTCTGTTAGTGGATGCATCATCTAACGTTCATGGGTTCGAAGATGAACTGATTTCAATTGAAATGATGCTTCGAGAGAGAGGAAACGATGATGAATTTAAGGCAGTTGGAGTTGTGGGGATGACTGGTGTTGGAAAATCTACACTGTGCAGGGAACTTGTAAACAGAGAAGATATGAGGAGTCAGTTCCTTCCAAGGATATGGGTATCCCTGTCGAAGAAGGAAAATGAAGCAGGAGATAGAAACAAAGCGCTTGTGAAAAGAATGTTGGACTCTCTCGGAGTTGAAGAGGGCATAATCGAGTCCATCTTCAATGAGCATGCCTTGGAAGGGCTAATCTGTGCTCTTTACCAGCAACTCAGGGGGAAAAGGTTACTGATTGTGTTTGATGATGGCATGGATACAGATGCATGGTATAACTAG
- the LOC120006634 gene encoding putative cyclin-D6-1 isoform X1: MEFDLENPLTGCTTEQQPETIPDLFFSASDHMPSLIISQTSDFHICFRQEAISLALQVQNPDILFFFSFCSVSSNTVVVGQAQYSCDLDPLVAYLAVNYIDRFMSKKEIQQGKPWVLKLLVASCLSLAAKMMNTHFSASDFQSFEQREQGFIFDTKTINQMELLVLNALDWRMRSITPFSFLSFFISLLEPKDPPLKQALKDRASEFIFKAQHEIKLLEFEPSIIAASSLIVASHELLPMQYSSSFKTSILSCQHVNKEKLLACSNAMQEMVERAGYESVSSTRTALSVLDQHYNKSVTDTSTSTSTITSVGMSMTPGKREIKRRKLNNHFNENKVGFSQR; encoded by the exons ATGGAGTTCGATTTGGAGAATCCATTGACTGGCTGTACAACAGAACAGCAACCAGAGACAATCCCAGATCTCTTCTTCTCTGCATCTGATCACATGCCTTCACTCATTATCTCACAAACCAGTGACTTTCATATCTGCTTTCGTCAGGAAGCCATATCTCTTGCTCTACAGGTACAAAACCCAGatattctatttttcttttcattttgttctGTTTCTTCTAATACAGTTGTAGTTGGTCAGGCACAATATTCCTGCGACTTGGACCCGCTCGTAGCCTACCTTGCTGTGAATTATATAGATCGATTCATGTCCAAGAAAGAAATTCAG CAAGGGAAGCCGTGGGTTTTGAAGCTTCTAGTCGCATCTTGCCTTTCTCTTGCCGCGAAGATGATGAACACCCATTTCTCTGCGTCTGATTTTCAG TCCTTTGAACAGAGAGAACAAGGTTTCATCTTTGACACAAAGACGATTAATCAAATGGAGCTTCTGGTTTTGAATGCTCTGGACTGGCGGATGAGGTCGATTACAccattttcatttctttccttCTTCATTTCTCTATTGGAACCCAAAGACCCACCATTGAAACAAGCTCTCAAAGACAGAGCCTCAGAGTTCATCTTCAAAGCTCAACATG AAATCAAGCTTTTAGAATTCGAGCCATCAATAATCGCAGCATCATCACTTATTGTGGCATCTCATGAGCTACTTCCAATgcaatattcttcttctttcaagaCTTCAATTTTATCCTGTCAGCATGTGAATAAA GAAAAGCTGTTGGCTTGCTCCAATGCAATGCAAGAGATGGTAGAGAGAGCAGGGTATGAGTCAGTGTCAAGCACAAGAACTGCATTGAGCGTGCTGGATCAGCATTACAACAAATCAGTGACTGataccagcaccagcaccagcaccattACCAGTGTTGGTATGAGTATGACGCCAGGGAAGAGGGAGATCAAGCGGCGTAAATTGAATAATCACTTCAATGAAAACAAGGTCGGATTTTCGCAGAGATAA
- the LOC120006634 gene encoding putative cyclin-D6-1 isoform X3 — MEFDLENPLTGCTTEQQPETIPDLFFSASDHMPSLIISQTSDFHICFRQEAISLALQAQYSCDLDPLVAYLAVNYIDRFMSKKEIQQGKPWVLKLLVASCLSLAAKMMNTHFSASDFQSFEQREQGFIFDTKTINQMELLVLNALDWRMRSITPFSFLSFFISLLEPKDPPLKQALKDRASEFIFKAQHEIKLLEFEPSIIAASSLIVASHELLPMQYSSSFKTSILSCQHVNKEKLLACSNAMQEMVERAGYESVSSTRTALSVLDQHYNKSVTDTSTSTSTITSVGMSMTPGKREIKRRKLNNHFNENKVGFSQR; from the exons ATGGAGTTCGATTTGGAGAATCCATTGACTGGCTGTACAACAGAACAGCAACCAGAGACAATCCCAGATCTCTTCTTCTCTGCATCTGATCACATGCCTTCACTCATTATCTCACAAACCAGTGACTTTCATATCTGCTTTCGTCAGGAAGCCATATCTCTTGCTCTACAG GCACAATATTCCTGCGACTTGGACCCGCTCGTAGCCTACCTTGCTGTGAATTATATAGATCGATTCATGTCCAAGAAAGAAATTCAG CAAGGGAAGCCGTGGGTTTTGAAGCTTCTAGTCGCATCTTGCCTTTCTCTTGCCGCGAAGATGATGAACACCCATTTCTCTGCGTCTGATTTTCAG TCCTTTGAACAGAGAGAACAAGGTTTCATCTTTGACACAAAGACGATTAATCAAATGGAGCTTCTGGTTTTGAATGCTCTGGACTGGCGGATGAGGTCGATTACAccattttcatttctttccttCTTCATTTCTCTATTGGAACCCAAAGACCCACCATTGAAACAAGCTCTCAAAGACAGAGCCTCAGAGTTCATCTTCAAAGCTCAACATG AAATCAAGCTTTTAGAATTCGAGCCATCAATAATCGCAGCATCATCACTTATTGTGGCATCTCATGAGCTACTTCCAATgcaatattcttcttctttcaagaCTTCAATTTTATCCTGTCAGCATGTGAATAAA GAAAAGCTGTTGGCTTGCTCCAATGCAATGCAAGAGATGGTAGAGAGAGCAGGGTATGAGTCAGTGTCAAGCACAAGAACTGCATTGAGCGTGCTGGATCAGCATTACAACAAATCAGTGACTGataccagcaccagcaccagcaccattACCAGTGTTGGTATGAGTATGACGCCAGGGAAGAGGGAGATCAAGCGGCGTAAATTGAATAATCACTTCAATGAAAACAAGGTCGGATTTTCGCAGAGATAA
- the LOC120006634 gene encoding putative cyclin-D6-1 isoform X2: MEFDLENPLTGCTTEQQPETIPDLFFSASDHMPSLIISQTSDFHICFRQEAISLALQVQNPDILFFFSFCSVSSNTVVVGQAQYSCDLDPLVAYLAVNYIDRFMSKKEIQQGKPWVLKLLVASCLSLAAKMMNTHFSASDFQREQGFIFDTKTINQMELLVLNALDWRMRSITPFSFLSFFISLLEPKDPPLKQALKDRASEFIFKAQHEIKLLEFEPSIIAASSLIVASHELLPMQYSSSFKTSILSCQHVNKEKLLACSNAMQEMVERAGYESVSSTRTALSVLDQHYNKSVTDTSTSTSTITSVGMSMTPGKREIKRRKLNNHFNENKVGFSQR; this comes from the exons ATGGAGTTCGATTTGGAGAATCCATTGACTGGCTGTACAACAGAACAGCAACCAGAGACAATCCCAGATCTCTTCTTCTCTGCATCTGATCACATGCCTTCACTCATTATCTCACAAACCAGTGACTTTCATATCTGCTTTCGTCAGGAAGCCATATCTCTTGCTCTACAGGTACAAAACCCAGatattctatttttcttttcattttgttctGTTTCTTCTAATACAGTTGTAGTTGGTCAGGCACAATATTCCTGCGACTTGGACCCGCTCGTAGCCTACCTTGCTGTGAATTATATAGATCGATTCATGTCCAAGAAAGAAATTCAG CAAGGGAAGCCGTGGGTTTTGAAGCTTCTAGTCGCATCTTGCCTTTCTCTTGCCGCGAAGATGATGAACACCCATTTCTCTGCGTCTGATTTTCAG AGAGAACAAGGTTTCATCTTTGACACAAAGACGATTAATCAAATGGAGCTTCTGGTTTTGAATGCTCTGGACTGGCGGATGAGGTCGATTACAccattttcatttctttccttCTTCATTTCTCTATTGGAACCCAAAGACCCACCATTGAAACAAGCTCTCAAAGACAGAGCCTCAGAGTTCATCTTCAAAGCTCAACATG AAATCAAGCTTTTAGAATTCGAGCCATCAATAATCGCAGCATCATCACTTATTGTGGCATCTCATGAGCTACTTCCAATgcaatattcttcttctttcaagaCTTCAATTTTATCCTGTCAGCATGTGAATAAA GAAAAGCTGTTGGCTTGCTCCAATGCAATGCAAGAGATGGTAGAGAGAGCAGGGTATGAGTCAGTGTCAAGCACAAGAACTGCATTGAGCGTGCTGGATCAGCATTACAACAAATCAGTGACTGataccagcaccagcaccagcaccattACCAGTGTTGGTATGAGTATGACGCCAGGGAAGAGGGAGATCAAGCGGCGTAAATTGAATAATCACTTCAATGAAAACAAGGTCGGATTTTCGCAGAGATAA
- the LOC120006634 gene encoding putative cyclin-D6-1 isoform X4: MEFDLENPLTGCTTEQQPETIPDLFFSASDHMPSLIISQTSDFHICFRQEAISLALQAQYSCDLDPLVAYLAVNYIDRFMSKKEIQQGKPWVLKLLVASCLSLAAKMMNTHFSASDFQREQGFIFDTKTINQMELLVLNALDWRMRSITPFSFLSFFISLLEPKDPPLKQALKDRASEFIFKAQHEIKLLEFEPSIIAASSLIVASHELLPMQYSSSFKTSILSCQHVNKEKLLACSNAMQEMVERAGYESVSSTRTALSVLDQHYNKSVTDTSTSTSTITSVGMSMTPGKREIKRRKLNNHFNENKVGFSQR, translated from the exons ATGGAGTTCGATTTGGAGAATCCATTGACTGGCTGTACAACAGAACAGCAACCAGAGACAATCCCAGATCTCTTCTTCTCTGCATCTGATCACATGCCTTCACTCATTATCTCACAAACCAGTGACTTTCATATCTGCTTTCGTCAGGAAGCCATATCTCTTGCTCTACAG GCACAATATTCCTGCGACTTGGACCCGCTCGTAGCCTACCTTGCTGTGAATTATATAGATCGATTCATGTCCAAGAAAGAAATTCAG CAAGGGAAGCCGTGGGTTTTGAAGCTTCTAGTCGCATCTTGCCTTTCTCTTGCCGCGAAGATGATGAACACCCATTTCTCTGCGTCTGATTTTCAG AGAGAACAAGGTTTCATCTTTGACACAAAGACGATTAATCAAATGGAGCTTCTGGTTTTGAATGCTCTGGACTGGCGGATGAGGTCGATTACAccattttcatttctttccttCTTCATTTCTCTATTGGAACCCAAAGACCCACCATTGAAACAAGCTCTCAAAGACAGAGCCTCAGAGTTCATCTTCAAAGCTCAACATG AAATCAAGCTTTTAGAATTCGAGCCATCAATAATCGCAGCATCATCACTTATTGTGGCATCTCATGAGCTACTTCCAATgcaatattcttcttctttcaagaCTTCAATTTTATCCTGTCAGCATGTGAATAAA GAAAAGCTGTTGGCTTGCTCCAATGCAATGCAAGAGATGGTAGAGAGAGCAGGGTATGAGTCAGTGTCAAGCACAAGAACTGCATTGAGCGTGCTGGATCAGCATTACAACAAATCAGTGACTGataccagcaccagcaccagcaccattACCAGTGTTGGTATGAGTATGACGCCAGGGAAGAGGGAGATCAAGCGGCGTAAATTGAATAATCACTTCAATGAAAACAAGGTCGGATTTTCGCAGAGATAA